Below is a genomic region from Drosophila albomicans strain 15112-1751.03 chromosome 2R, ASM965048v2, whole genome shotgun sequence.
tttgatCATTAGTCTTTACTTACTGCTGttccaaagcaattaaagGCTTCAAGTTGAGTAGAAAGATCATCACATTTGAGCAGAGCATCACAGGATTCCTTTGCAGTTGCAGTAACATTTGCAAGAATAATGGAGTACTTTGCAATGATGGCAGTATTACTGATATCAAAGTCAGTTTGGCATTGCTTGGATTCAGCCTCGAACACATCGATAATCTCCTTCATGATAGGTGTATAGCGGCTCCAACAGTAAGCGTCGACAGCTGGATCACCACGAGGCTGCATCATCATATCCAGTAGAGTGGTTTCAGTTTTGATCCTCGCCTCACTTGGGATTCCAGCCAAGGCCGAACCAATTACCAGCAACAATGAAAGAGCTTTGAACAACATTATTCTTTTTCGAAGTACTAACTTAGTATGTTTAAGCCAAGTCGCACCCATTgctatttattcaaaaaattcaatgcagatatttatgatttatgatCGTCGAGCTCCAATTAACCAATTAGAGGGTTgcgaattttattatttttcatatgcCTATCTAAATTGCACACTTAAGAGCACTCATACAAGAACGGAAATAAACTATAATCTTCTTCCTATTAATTTCTACAAAATGTAGGAAGTTCTTAATAAGGAGGTAATTGGGGCGACTAAGTTTATGGATTAGATTATTAGTACTGTAACATTGACCATTTGAAATTATCTTTCGctatgcatatatattaaaaaaaaaaaagagattaaTTGCCATCAACAAATCTCTACAAAATTTCTAACTAGATTATTGATAAGCAAATCAGTAATTTATTAGATTTGGCAATACACTTCTGAAATGTATAATTTGGGTTtctttgtggttgttgtatttttcttaaaaaaatggATATGAtgtaaaacaattataaataattaaacaacttATAAAAAAACTTTAAGGGAAGAGTATTATTACGAGTAGTTTTTGaagtaataatttttgtagGCTTATTAAGCATGAGTTGTAAATGAAAGTAATAGGAAATTagataaacattaaaataaaaaattttgattttataatcAAAATTAGGCGTTAGATTAActttgatatttgatattattatcgGCTCGAATTAAATTTCTGATATTAAAATGCTCGGCTTATGCCATATAAAAGTACTATTAATCCAATAAATCAAAGTTAATCTAACGCCTAAtctaaagaaaatgtaaagcCGATTTTAATGAACcgaatttatagtttttaatgatttatgaAAAAGTCCCATGTATTGGTCAGCAAAAATACATTGAGTTTATTTAGTGCGTGAAAGGATTGTTTGACatataagaatataatttCGAGCATTGGTTCGAATGGTTGTATATCTACAGCAAATTTTCGCACGTGCtttcaaaaatcatttaacaaatctttattattctattgacctgataagaagaaaattcaTGCTTGgcactgaaaataaaaaataatctttaGTAGTGCATGTAGTGCGTGATAGTGGTCTATAGGTGATGTTACACTACGCTACCAAattaatgaaagaaaaaccaaaacatttgtttaaagataatatataaatgaataataaatatttattcgctTTTTTATTAGGAATGCTCacattaaatgatttattgaaTTTCTGACAGTTTAACTTTCCGAAATATTGCCATTGAGACATTCCGTGAGTTCCTTAAGTGCCTGACTGTTGTCATTACTGTAACGAGCGAGGGCCTTCTCACTGCAAAGTTTTTGAACACTTATGATGCGGCTGATTTCCTCCTCAAGACTGATAGCTGCCGAAAAGGATGTACCTGACATTGATGTCAGTTTTTGGGCTTGATCACGTCCCTGAAAGAAACAAATGATGAGATTCCGCTCTTAATTAGTATTTAGACTTTTGACTTACTGTTGTTCCAAAGCAATTGAAAGCTTCAAGTTGAGTTTGAAGACCATCGCATCGCTGAAGTGATTCACACGAGTCCTTTGCAATTGCGGTAACGTTTTCGCGAAGTCCGGTATAGTTTGCGATAATGGCAGCATTACTGAGATCGTAGTCGGTTTGGCATTGCTTGGATTCAGCCTCAAACACATCGATAATCTCCTTCATAACTGGGGTGTAGCGACCCCAACAATAGGCGTCGACTGCCGCATCTCCACGAGGCTGCATCATCAGATCGAGCAGAGCGCGATCTGTATTGAGTCTCGCCTCACTTGGCACCTCAGCGAAAACTGAGCTAATTACTAGCAAAAATGATAGAGCTTTGAACAACATTATTCCTTCTCGAAGTACTAACTTGGTATGTCTAGTTCAAGTCTCAACCGttgctatttatttgcaaaaattacaGATATGAATGATTTACGATCGTTGACTTCCGATTACTCGATTGTTTATCAATAGAAGCCCGCCaagaggtttttttttttgttaaatgctTATCAAAGTTGCACACTTAgaagcaatttaattacacaaGAGCGGAACAAACAAAAATCCTCTTCCTAGGAAATTTAGACAAAAATGTGCGAAGTTCTTAATATAAAGGGTAATCAGAACGACTAAGTTTATTGACTAGATTATTGCTATATCTGTTTTGTtgacaaaaatagaaatatcaTTGGCCACcaatttaaattatctttGTCCATGGAGTTCATATTTGAAAGAGAAATAaactcaattcaaattttctaCTAAGACTGTTTATAGGAAAATGAGGATAAAAAACATGaagatttattaattttaataaaaaaaataaatacgttgTTAACTGCCTTGGTTTTTATCAGTACCAAGAATCGATTTTTATAAGGTCAATTATATCAGCAATGATTGTAAATTTTGAGGAAAAAATTCCGCGTCTATGAATTTGGTTTGCAATAAGTGAAAACAATTATCAACATATTGTGAGTGCCCACCTTCTGATTATTATATCAGTTCTTACtcatttctattattattatctggGAACTACACGATTAAAGTTTCGAACATTTAGAATATATTAGTTTTTAgtaaatttgtatatgtgC
It encodes:
- the LOC117574970 gene encoding uncharacterized protein LOC117574970 isoform X3 — translated: MLFKALSLLLVIGSALAGIPSEARIKTETTLLDMMMQPRGDPAVDAYCWSRYTPIMKEIIDVFEAESKQCQTDFDISNTAIIAKYSIILANVTATAKESCDALLKCDDLSTQLEAFNCFGTAGRDQSQKLTTMSGDSLAAAISLAEEISSITSIQNLCTEKAIARYSNDNSQALKELMECLDGNIVTDQPELTTIIN
- the LOC117574970 gene encoding uncharacterized protein LOC117574970 isoform X9, which produces MLFKALSLLLVIGSALAGIPSEARIKTETTLLDMMMQPRGDPAVDAYCWSRYTPIMKEIIDVFEAESKQCQTDFDISNTAIIAKYSIILANVTATAKESCDALLKCDDLSTQLEAFNCFGTAGRDQSQKLTTMSGDSLAAAISLAEEISSITSIQNLCTEKAIARYSNDNSQALKELTECLDGNIAAV
- the LOC117574970 gene encoding uncharacterized protein LOC117574970 isoform X4, with product MLFKALSLLLVIGSALAGIPSEARIKTETTLLDMMMQPRGDPAVDAYCWSRYTPIMKEIIDVFEAESKQCQTDFDISNTAIIAKYSIILANVTATAKESCDALLKCDDLSTQLEAFNCFGTAGRDQSQKLTTMSGDSLAAAISLAEEISSITSIQNLCTEKAIARYSNDNSQALKELIECLDGNIVTDQPELTTIVN
- the LOC117574575 gene encoding uncharacterized protein LOC117574575 — its product is MLFKALSFLLVISSVFAEVPSEARLNTDRALLDLMMQPRGDAAVDAYCWGRYTPVMKEIIDVFEAESKQCQTDYDLSNAAIIANYTGLRENVTAIAKDSCESLQRCDGLQTQLEAFNCFGTTGRDQAQKLTSMSGTSFSAAISLEEEISRIISVQKLCSEKALARYSNDNSQALKELTECLNGNISES